One part of the Xanthocytophaga agilis genome encodes these proteins:
- a CDS encoding DUF3667 domain-containing protein, translated as MHETHRKQFICPNCQHILSEADNFCARCGQENTTKVISFGTLVYEVVSDFVSWDSRWFQTVVPFLFKPGYLTNEFISGKRMRYMPPLRLYFFISVICFSIIAYYTAKENKHDERKEQALKQEQADSIRNAVIRELPTDIPASQREQIKNALQNLTLNEKLGGFIDEAIKKGKKDSSNTNEDSLNLDLGEDFIPAKEGKKKAKTNFKWKPAAKKSNDDSNQNDEDKIDDDEDDSSGKFGELGLLTKLVKNPALSEKDILDSLRWEDNYWNRMKINRLSRWTDGSKEEFIAEMWDKAPIFMFVMLPFMAMVMKFLYIRRKRLYIEHLIFMLHLHAFMFFLIAIDIVLSNEFENLNPSGIIVPLILLHIWVAFYKVYKQGWFRTSFKIFTFLFLYSIVFSTLAIIGLVVAAAIY; from the coding sequence ATGCACGAAACACATCGCAAACAATTTATTTGTCCCAATTGCCAGCATATTTTAAGTGAAGCAGATAACTTCTGTGCACGATGTGGGCAGGAAAACACAACAAAGGTTATTTCTTTTGGTACTTTGGTATATGAAGTTGTCAGTGACTTTGTTTCCTGGGATTCCCGATGGTTTCAGACTGTAGTTCCTTTTCTATTCAAACCAGGGTATCTGACCAATGAATTTATTAGTGGAAAGCGTATGCGATATATGCCTCCTCTACGCTTGTATTTCTTTATCAGTGTGATTTGCTTTTCTATTATAGCTTATTATACTGCCAAGGAGAATAAACATGATGAACGTAAAGAACAAGCTTTGAAACAGGAGCAGGCAGATTCGATCCGAAATGCAGTAATACGGGAGTTGCCAACAGATATTCCTGCCTCTCAAAGAGAACAGATTAAAAATGCATTGCAGAATCTGACATTAAATGAAAAACTGGGAGGATTTATTGATGAAGCTATTAAAAAAGGAAAGAAAGACAGTAGTAATACTAACGAGGATTCACTAAATCTGGATCTTGGAGAAGATTTTATACCTGCTAAAGAAGGAAAGAAAAAGGCGAAGACAAATTTTAAATGGAAACCTGCTGCCAAAAAAAGTAATGATGATAGCAATCAGAATGATGAAGATAAAATTGATGATGACGAAGATGACTCTAGTGGTAAATTTGGCGAGTTAGGCCTGTTAACAAAGCTGGTAAAGAATCCTGCACTATCTGAAAAAGATATATTGGACTCGTTGCGTTGGGAGGACAATTACTGGAATCGGATGAAAATAAACAGATTGTCTCGCTGGACTGATGGAAGTAAGGAGGAGTTTATCGCTGAGATGTGGGATAAGGCTCCCATTTTTATGTTTGTGATGCTTCCATTTATGGCTATGGTAATGAAATTTCTCTATATCAGAAGGAAACGGTTATATATTGAACATCTGATATTTATGTTGCATTTACATGCCTTTATGTTTTTTCTGATTGCTATAGATATTGTGTTGAGTAATGAATTTGAAAACCTTAATCCGAGCGGTATAATTGTTCCTTTGATCTTACTTCATATTTGGGTGGCTTTCTATAAAGTGTACAAGCAGGGATGGTTTCGTACTTCTTTTAAAATATTTACCTTTTTGTTTCTATATTCTATTGTATTCTCTACTCTTGCAATAATTGGTCTGGTAGTAGCTGCTGCTATTTATTAG
- the tsaD gene encoding tRNA (adenosine(37)-N6)-threonylcarbamoyltransferase complex transferase subunit TsaD has translation MIILAIESSCDETSAAVLKDGKILSNVIATQAIHQKYGGVVPELASRAHQQQIIPVVEKSLTDAQVTKSELSAIAFTRGPGLLGALLVGTSFAKAMALGLGIPLIDVHHMQAHILAHFIDDPQPKFPFLCLTVSGGHTQIVKVTDYLSMEIIGQTQDDAVGEAFDKTAKLLNLPYPGGPLIDKYAQVGDPLRFSFPQVEMPGYDYSFSGIKTAFMYFLKKETTRDEAFINENLADICASIQHTLVQILLRKLKKASKETGIREIAIAGGVSANSGLRKTLQEEGQKYGWNVYIPRFEYCTDNAAMIAIAAYYKALKGDFCGQAVSALPRMTW, from the coding sequence ATGATTATTCTTGCTATTGAATCCTCTTGTGATGAAACTTCTGCTGCGGTATTGAAGGATGGAAAAATTCTTTCCAATGTGATTGCTACTCAGGCAATTCATCAAAAGTATGGTGGTGTTGTTCCTGAATTAGCCTCTCGGGCTCATCAGCAACAAATTATTCCTGTTGTTGAAAAAAGCTTAACAGATGCACAAGTAACAAAAAGTGAATTGAGTGCTATTGCATTTACCAGAGGACCTGGATTATTAGGTGCATTATTGGTAGGGACTTCTTTTGCAAAAGCTATGGCTTTAGGGTTAGGTATACCCTTAATTGATGTCCATCATATGCAGGCGCATATTCTGGCTCATTTTATTGATGATCCTCAACCCAAGTTTCCATTTTTGTGTCTGACAGTTAGTGGAGGGCATACACAAATTGTGAAAGTGACAGATTATCTGAGTATGGAGATTATTGGCCAGACTCAGGATGATGCGGTGGGTGAGGCATTTGATAAAACTGCCAAACTATTGAACTTACCTTATCCAGGAGGTCCTCTGATTGATAAATATGCTCAGGTAGGAGACCCACTTCGATTTTCTTTTCCTCAGGTAGAAATGCCTGGATATGATTATTCATTTAGTGGAATAAAAACTGCCTTTATGTATTTTCTGAAAAAAGAAACTACCAGAGATGAAGCCTTTATCAATGAAAATCTGGCTGATATCTGTGCAAGTATTCAGCATACACTAGTCCAGATTTTACTAAGAAAACTAAAAAAAGCGTCTAAGGAAACAGGTATACGTGAAATTGCAATTGCGGGAGGTGTATCCGCAAATAGTGGTCTTCGTAAAACACTTCAGGAAGAAGGCCAAAAATATGGCTGGAATGTATATATTCCCAGATTTGAATATTGTACAGATAATGCAGCGATGATCGCTATAGCTGCTTACTATAAAGCTCTAAAAGGAGATTTCTGTGGGCAGGCGGTTAGTGCTTTGCCTCGTATGACCTGGTAA